A single genomic interval of Stieleria maiorica harbors:
- a CDS encoding DUF1844 domain-containing protein encodes MSENKEEPELVVDTDWKSQVEKEKETAAEDTPSAADQPSGGAATAGDPTGDLPPASLAMLISTFYSQAMMALGVMENPSTGEKSTDLRVAKHFIDTLEMLQEKTKGNTDKDEDKMFDEVLHLLRMAFVGAQKA; translated from the coding sequence ATGTCAGAAAACAAAGAAGAACCGGAATTGGTCGTCGACACCGACTGGAAATCTCAAGTCGAAAAAGAGAAAGAAACCGCCGCCGAGGACACGCCCAGCGCCGCGGATCAACCCTCCGGTGGTGCCGCCACAGCCGGCGACCCCACCGGCGACCTGCCGCCGGCATCCTTGGCCATGCTGATCAGCACCTTCTACAGCCAAGCCATGATGGCACTCGGCGTGATGGAAAACCCCTCAACCGGCGAAAAAAGCACCGACCTGCGCGTCGCCAAACACTTCATCGACACCCTTGAAATGCTCCAAGAAAAAACCAAGGGCAACACCGACAAGGATGAAGACAAGATGTTCGACGAAGTCCTGCACCTGCTGCGAATGGCCTTCGTCGGCGCCCAAAAAGCGTAA
- a CDS encoding CTP synthase, giving the protein MTKHIFVTGGVVSSLGKGLTSASLGMLLESRGLRVRMQKLDPYINVDPGTMSPYQHGEVYVLDDGSETDLDLGHYERFTSGALTRDCNYTTGQIYLSVIEKERKGRFLGKTVQVIPHITNEIKSVIARMGGDDVDVVITEIGGTVGDIESLPFLEAIRQYAQDVGRENVLYMHLTLVPYLKAADELKTKPTQHSVGQLREIGIQPDVLVCRCEHPISREERDKIALFCNVPTEAVIEEKDKDFSIYEVPISLVDNKLDELVVKKLGLPSRALDITPWTDLLHRLRNPRHEVSIAVVGKYAEHKDAYKSIYESIDHAGMHHQAQVRIGRIQSSDIEREGAERLLSGFDGILIPGGFGERGVEGKVQAIRFARERGIPFFGICLGMQCAVIEYARNVCGLEKAHSSEFDKDTPDPVICLLDEQQNVTQMGGTMRLGSQPTLLADESKAQQCYGLDDVHERHRHRYEFNNTYRDQFREHGMQFSGTSPDGSLVEIVELPDHPWFLAVQYHPEFKSKPLKAHPLFAGFVEAAIERGSRKHEREQPAVSQR; this is encoded by the coding sequence ATGACCAAACACATCTTTGTAACCGGCGGGGTGGTATCCTCGCTTGGAAAGGGACTGACGAGCGCCTCCTTGGGCATGCTGCTGGAATCTCGCGGTTTGCGAGTGCGAATGCAGAAGCTGGATCCCTACATCAACGTCGATCCCGGCACGATGAGCCCCTATCAGCACGGCGAAGTCTACGTGCTCGATGACGGCAGCGAGACCGATTTGGATCTCGGACACTACGAGCGTTTCACCAGCGGTGCGCTGACGCGAGACTGCAATTACACCACCGGCCAGATCTATCTGTCGGTGATCGAAAAGGAACGCAAGGGACGCTTCCTGGGAAAAACCGTCCAGGTCATCCCCCACATCACCAACGAAATCAAATCCGTCATCGCCAGGATGGGCGGCGATGACGTCGACGTCGTGATCACCGAAATCGGCGGCACGGTCGGCGATATCGAAAGTTTGCCCTTCCTGGAAGCGATCCGGCAATACGCCCAAGACGTCGGCCGCGAAAACGTGCTGTACATGCACCTGACCCTGGTGCCTTACCTGAAAGCCGCCGACGAACTGAAAACCAAACCGACCCAGCACTCGGTCGGCCAACTGCGGGAAATCGGTATCCAGCCCGACGTGCTGGTGTGCCGCTGCGAACACCCGATCAGCCGCGAAGAACGCGACAAAATCGCGCTGTTCTGCAACGTCCCCACCGAAGCGGTGATCGAGGAAAAAGACAAGGATTTTTCGATTTACGAAGTCCCGATCTCGTTGGTCGACAACAAACTGGACGAATTGGTCGTCAAGAAACTGGGGCTGCCCAGCCGAGCGCTGGACATCACCCCCTGGACCGACCTGCTGCACCGGCTTCGCAATCCCCGCCACGAAGTCAGCATCGCCGTGGTCGGCAAATACGCCGAACACAAAGACGCGTACAAGTCGATCTACGAATCGATCGACCACGCCGGCATGCACCACCAAGCCCAAGTTCGCATCGGCCGGATCCAAAGCAGCGATATCGAACGCGAAGGCGCCGAACGACTGCTCAGCGGATTCGACGGCATCCTGATCCCCGGCGGGTTCGGCGAACGCGGCGTCGAAGGCAAGGTCCAAGCGATCCGCTTCGCCCGCGAGCGAGGCATCCCCTTCTTCGGCATCTGCCTGGGCATGCAGTGCGCCGTGATCGAATACGCCCGCAACGTCTGCGGACTGGAAAAGGCCCACTCCAGCGAATTCGACAAGGACACCCCGGATCCGGTGATCTGCCTGCTGGACGAACAGCAAAACGTCACGCAAATGGGCGGCACGATGCGACTGGGTAGCCAGCCGACACTCCTGGCCGACGAAAGCAAGGCCCAACAATGCTATGGCCTGGACGACGTGCATGAACGACATCGACACCGCTACGAATTCAACAACACCTACCGGGACCAATTCCGAGAACACGGCATGCAATTCTCGGGTACCAGTCCCGACGGAAGCCTGGTCGAAATCGTCGAACTGCCCGACCACCCGTGGTTCCTGGCGGTACAATACCACCCCGAGTTCAAGAGCAAGCCGCTAAAGGCGCATCCGCTGTTTGCCGGATTCGTCGAGGCCGCGATCGAACGCGGATCGCGGAAACACGAACGAGAACAACCCGCCGTTAGCCAACGATAA
- a CDS encoding flagellar biosynthesis anti-sigma factor FlgM, with protein sequence MQIYGPYRVSTTQSASNVQATSQVDRSSAASKVDQAPSSSPAGPVDQLDLSQAATSANRIEGNAAVAGEGIRFERVAELRRQIADGSYDTPERMDAALDRFLDLLG encoded by the coding sequence ATGCAGATTTACGGTCCCTATCGGGTTTCCACCACGCAATCCGCTTCCAACGTCCAAGCCACCTCGCAAGTCGATCGCAGTTCCGCTGCGTCCAAAGTCGATCAAGCCCCGTCGTCCTCACCGGCCGGCCCGGTGGACCAATTGGACCTCAGCCAAGCGGCCACGTCGGCCAATCGCATCGAGGGCAATGCGGCGGTCGCCGGAGAAGGCATCCGGTTCGAACGCGTCGCCGAACTGCGACGTCAAATCGCCGACGGCTCCTACGACACCCCCGAACGAATGGACGCGGCCCTGGATCGCTTCCTGGACCTGCTGGGTTAG
- a CDS encoding DUF1559 domain-containing protein: MGLFTIEFAAAGTPSLVMRYRQRRHDGIVARSLAAPVAGSTAGPMRAGFTLVELLVVIAIIGIMVALLLPAVQFAREAARQTNCRNHQHQIGVALHAYHNMHRSLPIGCLEWRFWGQPSTRKNLAWSAFLLPQMGEQALYDAIDFDYAFDHPRNAEAAAVVVESYLCPTEVPQGTNGRGEISYGGLFGERLIDRRPDDGVFLYEQRIRFRDCLDGLSNTMATGEDMVGPDSEWINGGNVFVQSHPINDDSAWVGDNEIRSLHPAGAMVLFLDGSVHLLNESLDEIVLGGMITRAGGEMIPADAW, translated from the coding sequence ATGGGTCTGTTCACTATAGAGTTTGCTGCTGCCGGCACCCCGAGTCTGGTCATGCGCTACCGCCAACGCCGACACGATGGCATCGTTGCCAGGTCGCTTGCTGCGCCCGTCGCGGGATCCACCGCTGGTCCGATGCGAGCGGGATTCACGTTGGTCGAACTGCTGGTGGTGATCGCCATCATCGGCATCATGGTGGCGTTGTTGTTGCCGGCGGTGCAATTTGCCCGCGAGGCGGCTCGGCAGACCAATTGCCGCAACCACCAGCACCAGATCGGTGTGGCGTTGCACGCGTACCACAACATGCATCGTTCGTTACCGATCGGATGTTTGGAGTGGCGGTTTTGGGGCCAGCCGAGCACGCGAAAGAATTTGGCGTGGTCGGCATTCCTGCTGCCGCAAATGGGTGAACAGGCGCTGTACGACGCGATCGACTTTGATTATGCGTTTGATCATCCGCGCAACGCGGAAGCCGCCGCAGTGGTGGTCGAATCGTACCTGTGCCCCACCGAGGTGCCTCAGGGGACCAACGGACGCGGCGAGATCAGCTATGGCGGCTTGTTCGGCGAACGTCTGATCGACCGGCGGCCCGATGACGGTGTGTTCTTGTACGAACAGCGGATCCGTTTTCGCGATTGTCTGGATGGTCTGTCCAACACGATGGCGACCGGTGAAGACATGGTCGGGCCGGACAGCGAATGGATCAACGGAGGGAACGTGTTCGTCCAATCGCATCCGATCAACGACGATTCGGCCTGGGTCGGCGACAACGAAATCCGATCGCTGCATCCGGCCGGCGCGATGGTGCTGTTTCTCGACGGCAGCGTGCACCTGTTGAACGAATCGCTCGACGAAATCGTGCTCGGCGGAATGATCACGCGGGCCGGTGGCGAAATGATTCCGGCAGATGCGTGGTAG
- a CDS encoding NAD-dependent epimerase/dehydratase family protein, whose amino-acid sequence MRIAITGGTGFLGRHLIGHLIDQGHEVTAWYRTLAASMPESTHVHWVEGELGNLTQAEHLVAGADAVIHAGLFRGGDSFMDSGDDPLKYWHRNATGSLQLLDAAERSGVKKFIFISSGTVHDTVLSDRPLDETHPLLPSTLYGACKASIETVVHHYGASGKLVAANLRPPSIYGVAQPISQSRWYDLVAGICAGRSVDARGGGKAVHAHDVAKAALLLLNHDESIAGETYNCCDRMISDFEVAGIAKRLADSPSEITGPAKTAKNQIVTEKIRALGMQFGDTELLEQTIAELVAAIRSADR is encoded by the coding sequence ATGCGAATTGCAATCACCGGCGGAACCGGCTTCCTGGGCCGCCACCTGATCGGCCACCTGATCGACCAAGGTCACGAAGTCACCGCGTGGTATCGCACCCTGGCCGCGTCCATGCCCGAATCCACCCACGTGCATTGGGTCGAAGGTGAGTTGGGAAACTTGACGCAAGCCGAACACCTGGTCGCCGGAGCCGACGCCGTGATCCACGCCGGGTTGTTTCGCGGCGGAGACTCCTTCATGGACAGCGGCGATGACCCGCTGAAATACTGGCATCGCAATGCGACCGGATCGCTGCAGTTGCTCGACGCCGCCGAGCGGTCCGGCGTGAAGAAGTTTATCTTCATTTCCTCCGGCACCGTCCACGACACGGTGCTGAGCGACCGCCCGCTGGACGAAACCCACCCGCTGCTGCCGTCGACCCTGTACGGTGCTTGTAAGGCATCGATCGAAACCGTGGTGCACCATTACGGCGCGAGCGGAAAACTGGTCGCGGCCAACCTCCGTCCGCCCTCGATCTACGGCGTAGCCCAACCGATCAGCCAATCGCGCTGGTACGACCTGGTCGCCGGGATCTGCGCCGGACGATCGGTCGACGCCCGCGGCGGTGGCAAAGCCGTCCACGCCCACGACGTCGCCAAAGCCGCGCTGCTGTTGCTCAACCACGACGAATCGATCGCCGGGGAAACCTACAATTGCTGCGACCGGATGATCAGCGATTTCGAAGTCGCCGGAATCGCCAAACGGCTCGCCGACAGCCCCTCGGAAATCACCGGCCCGGCCAAAACGGCCAAGAATCAAATCGTCACTGAAAAGATTCGGGCCCTGGGCATGCAATTCGGAGACACCGAGCTGCTCGAACAGACCATCGCCGAACTCGTCGCGGCGATCCGCAGCGCCGACCGATGA
- a CDS encoding DUF420 domain-containing protein: MWQLLADYLPHCTALLNAAATGVLAAGLIKIRQGNPRGHKKMMLTALGISAAFLVLYLLHKVALYQTTGEPNTRFPTDPEVAPLAARYTYYAILGTHLLLAIAVPFLALRAVYLAMKGRIVAHKKLVRYAFPVWMYVSVTGVLVYLMLYQLYPAG, encoded by the coding sequence ATGTGGCAATTATTGGCGGATTATTTGCCGCATTGCACGGCGTTATTGAACGCCGCGGCGACGGGCGTGTTGGCGGCCGGGCTGATCAAGATACGCCAGGGCAACCCGCGCGGGCACAAGAAGATGATGCTGACGGCGCTGGGGATCAGTGCGGCGTTCTTGGTGCTGTACCTGTTGCACAAGGTGGCGCTGTACCAGACGACCGGTGAGCCGAATACGCGGTTCCCGACGGACCCTGAGGTCGCTCCGCTGGCGGCACGCTACACGTACTATGCGATTCTGGGGACGCACCTGTTGCTGGCGATCGCCGTGCCGTTCTTGGCGCTGCGGGCGGTTTATCTGGCGATGAAGGGCCGGATCGTCGCGCACAAGAAACTGGTGCGATACGCGTTTCCGGTCTGGATGTATGTGTCGGTGACCGGAGTGCTGGTTTATCTGATGCTGTATCAGTTGTACCCGGCGGGGTAG
- a CDS encoding Flp family type IVb pilin — translation MTKQDELPERKSLWRDEEGTTAVEYAVMLALIIAVCIGSVATLTSETQKSFDKSGAAIAGAMGN, via the coding sequence ATGACTAAGCAAGACGAACTCCCCGAGCGAAAGTCGCTGTGGCGGGATGAGGAGGGCACAACGGCGGTTGAATACGCCGTTATGCTCGCCCTGATCATCGCCGTTTGCATCGGCTCGGTCGCCACGTTGACCTCCGAGACCCAAAAAAGCTTCGACAAGTCCGGAGCCGCGATCGCCGGCGCCATGGGCAACTAA
- a CDS encoding tetratricopeptide repeat protein: MTRRLAAWACVLSLLCCTSVGCRAIQGIGESRQSIAARKLSRQGLQKMRVGKWTDAEQLFGEALALSDKDDHAHRGLAEAYWNRGQRVSAIEHMEKAVALSAGDPRLVGRLGEMYLQEGHLEKAERQSEIALASERGSAEIWTLRGDCLRQKGTEQEALAAYHRALALQPDFIDAKLQVAELYLNSNQYDRIVATLDQLDPTGDESAAPTRVHMLRGIAMRNLNRPEIAVKHFAKAAESDPQRAEPHLQIAAIELEKGRADLASRSVARALELDRRLVESSGWSQYLLTPEQLAAQQADQGTRR; this comes from the coding sequence ATGACGCGCCGCCTGGCGGCCTGGGCCTGCGTCCTGTCGTTGTTGTGCTGCACATCGGTCGGCTGCCGCGCGATTCAGGGGATCGGGGAAAGCCGACAGTCGATCGCCGCACGCAAACTGTCGCGACAGGGCTTGCAGAAAATGCGGGTGGGAAAGTGGACCGACGCGGAGCAACTTTTCGGAGAAGCGTTGGCGCTGTCGGACAAAGACGACCACGCCCATCGCGGGTTGGCCGAAGCGTACTGGAACCGCGGGCAGCGAGTTTCCGCGATCGAGCACATGGAGAAAGCGGTTGCATTGAGCGCGGGTGACCCGCGATTGGTCGGACGGCTGGGCGAAATGTACTTGCAAGAAGGGCACTTGGAGAAAGCCGAACGACAGAGCGAAATCGCGTTGGCGTCCGAACGAGGCTCCGCTGAAATCTGGACCCTCCGCGGCGATTGTCTGCGGCAAAAAGGCACCGAACAGGAAGCGCTTGCCGCCTACCACCGCGCCCTCGCCCTGCAGCCGGATTTCATCGACGCCAAGCTGCAAGTCGCCGAACTGTACCTCAACAGCAATCAGTACGATCGCATCGTCGCGACGCTCGACCAGCTTGACCCGACCGGCGACGAATCGGCCGCGCCGACCAGGGTGCACATGCTGCGTGGGATCGCGATGCGCAATCTGAACCGACCCGAAATCGCAGTCAAACACTTCGCCAAGGCCGCCGAAAGCGATCCTCAACGCGCCGAACCGCATCTGCAAATCGCCGCCATCGAACTGGAAAAGGGCAGGGCGGATCTGGCCAGCCGGTCGGTCGCACGTGCTCTGGAACTCGATCGCCGACTGGTCGAATCGAGCGGTTGGAGCCAGTACCTGCTGACGCCCGAACAATTGGCTGCCCAGCAGGCCGATCAAGGGACGCGCCGCTAG
- a CDS encoding CNNM domain-containing protein, with protein MSELMQYVGWLVPMAVLVLLSALFSGSEAALFSLTLRQRRQLRRSGVGGRIADRMLGDSEKLLSAILFWNLLINMTYFAIASIVASRLDASADAGASVALLFTSASLLAIIFFSEMLPKSLALLAPMQASVLLAPALNLAVRLVSPLLPIIKTSNLLAGRLLWPSFQPENEIDLADIERAVELGTDDAALMARERLALQNLVAIAEMRASELMRPRSRLHLVESPIQADELFSQSPPGGYAIITDQSGETMVGALGVRMLRPSQIDHFEDLVEPVIYVPWSAPVARVLDQLKENDLSVAIVVDEYGDGIGALSIDRIFRRMLAPEHDQFEDDADSAAIEQIEPDLYHVAGGISLRQLAKQLAVNVPDGSVATVAGFIQRHNERLPRLGDQATLEDYVLTVLEEIEGTLRIEVRRHRPADPSGWNDGRDAR; from the coding sequence TTGAGCGAGCTGATGCAGTATGTCGGCTGGTTGGTGCCGATGGCGGTTTTGGTGTTGCTGAGTGCGTTGTTCAGCGGCAGCGAGGCGGCCCTGTTCTCGTTGACGTTGCGACAGCGCCGGCAACTTCGGCGCAGCGGTGTGGGCGGTCGAATCGCCGATCGGATGCTCGGCGATTCGGAAAAGCTGCTCTCGGCGATCCTGTTCTGGAATCTGCTGATCAACATGACGTACTTTGCGATCGCGTCGATCGTTGCCAGCCGCCTGGATGCGTCGGCCGATGCCGGGGCCAGTGTCGCCTTGCTGTTCACGTCGGCCAGTTTGTTGGCGATCATTTTCTTCAGCGAGATGCTGCCCAAGAGTTTGGCGTTGCTGGCCCCGATGCAGGCTTCGGTGTTGCTCGCGCCGGCATTGAACTTGGCGGTGCGTTTGGTCAGTCCGCTGTTGCCGATCATCAAGACATCCAATCTGTTGGCCGGACGGTTGCTGTGGCCGTCGTTTCAGCCGGAGAACGAGATCGATTTGGCGGACATCGAACGGGCCGTCGAACTCGGCACCGACGACGCGGCGTTGATGGCCCGAGAGCGATTGGCGTTGCAGAATCTGGTCGCCATTGCGGAAATGCGGGCAAGTGAATTGATGCGACCCCGCAGTCGCTTGCACCTGGTCGAATCACCGATCCAAGCCGACGAACTCTTTTCTCAATCGCCCCCGGGCGGCTACGCGATCATTACCGACCAGTCCGGCGAGACGATGGTCGGGGCGCTGGGGGTGAGGATGCTGCGCCCGAGTCAGATCGATCATTTCGAAGACTTGGTCGAACCGGTGATCTATGTCCCCTGGTCCGCACCGGTCGCCCGGGTTTTGGATCAGCTCAAGGAGAACGACCTGAGTGTTGCGATTGTGGTGGACGAATACGGGGACGGGATCGGCGCGCTGTCGATCGACCGGATCTTTCGACGAATGCTGGCTCCCGAGCACGACCAGTTTGAAGATGATGCCGATTCGGCGGCGATCGAGCAGATCGAACCCGACCTTTATCACGTCGCCGGCGGCATTTCGCTGCGGCAGCTGGCCAAACAATTGGCCGTCAACGTTCCCGATGGATCGGTGGCGACGGTCGCCGGGTTCATTCAACGCCATAACGAACGCCTGCCACGGCTGGGCGATCAAGCCACGTTGGAAGACTATGTATTGACGGTGCTCGAAGAGATTGAGGGCACGCTCAGGATCGAAGTCCGGCGCCACAGGCCGGCCGACCCCTCGGGCTGGAACGACGGGAGGGACGCCCGATGA
- a CDS encoding 3-deoxy-manno-octulosonate cytidylyltransferase gives MPDTQIVLPARLASTRLPEKLLQKVAGKTVLQHTYEAASRAAAASAGVIVAVDNPRIAEAVDAFGGRWVMTPSDCPSGTDRIAVVAEHFPETEIFINVQSDEPEIDPAAIDAVAETLAGDPEADMATAGTPIRTAAALQDPAIVKIVMTGMSIRAGQGHRAGQGHGAGQGRAIYFSRACVPYRREGEPAELLDVDPPIYWHHLGLYAYRRDFLSWFAGSPPSPLEQTEKLEQLRAIEAGKKIVVAAVGPAMPGIDTPEDLAAFRRRLETSAS, from the coding sequence ATGCCCGACACCCAAATCGTGCTGCCCGCACGACTTGCCTCGACCCGCCTGCCGGAAAAACTGCTGCAAAAAGTCGCCGGCAAAACGGTGCTGCAACACACCTATGAAGCGGCGTCGCGGGCTGCCGCCGCCTCGGCCGGCGTGATCGTGGCGGTCGACAATCCGCGGATCGCCGAGGCGGTCGATGCGTTCGGAGGCCGCTGGGTCATGACCCCCAGCGATTGCCCCAGCGGAACCGACCGAATCGCCGTCGTCGCCGAACATTTCCCCGAGACTGAAATCTTCATCAACGTCCAAAGCGACGAACCCGAGATCGATCCGGCCGCGATCGACGCGGTCGCCGAAACACTCGCCGGTGACCCCGAGGCCGACATGGCGACCGCCGGCACGCCGATCCGAACCGCCGCGGCGCTGCAGGACCCGGCGATCGTGAAAATCGTGATGACAGGCATGAGCATCAGAGCAGGGCAGGGACACAGAGCAGGGCAGGGACACGGAGCAGGGCAGGGCAGGGCGATCTACTTCAGCCGAGCCTGTGTGCCGTACCGCCGCGAAGGGGAGCCCGCCGAATTGCTGGACGTCGACCCGCCGATTTACTGGCACCACCTGGGACTGTACGCCTACCGCCGCGACTTCTTGTCATGGTTCGCCGGCTCGCCCCCCAGTCCGCTGGAGCAAACCGAAAAGCTGGAGCAGTTGCGGGCGATCGAAGCGGGAAAAAAAATCGTCGTCGCCGCCGTCGGCCCGGCCATGCCCGGAATCGACACCCCGGAGGATCTTGCCGCGTTTCGCCGCCGTCTTGAGACGTCCGCCTCCTGA
- a CDS encoding DUF4465 domain-containing protein — protein sequence MKRFRSFLLSLFTVGSLASSAAAATVTFENLLAAPDTYYKGDTSQINSDPWTVDGVEFSNQTTFPGYWSGWAYSNTTDTVTSGFTNEHSAIAGGGSDGLGGAVSGGTYALAFDDSATINLPTGAMVQSVDWTNGAYSYYSMLNGDDFAKQFGGPGGTDEDFFRVVLTGYSDVDRGGATTGAVTLTLADFTFADGSQDYIVNTWQVAEDLTTLGDARSIGLTFQSSDSGQFGINTPKYLFIDNLQYSVTAVPEPTAFGFLLLVGGVGCLRRRRR from the coding sequence ATGAAACGTTTTCGATCCTTTTTACTCTCGCTTTTCACGGTCGGTTCGCTCGCTTCGTCGGCCGCGGCCGCAACCGTGACGTTTGAGAATCTGCTGGCCGCACCGGACACCTATTACAAAGGCGACACGTCACAGATTAATAGTGATCCTTGGACCGTCGATGGTGTTGAATTCAGCAACCAAACGACTTTCCCGGGATACTGGAGCGGTTGGGCCTACAGCAACACGACGGACACCGTCACGTCGGGATTTACCAACGAACATTCCGCGATCGCCGGCGGTGGAAGTGACGGGCTGGGTGGAGCGGTCAGTGGAGGCACTTACGCGTTGGCATTTGACGACAGCGCGACCATCAACCTGCCGACCGGCGCGATGGTTCAAAGTGTCGATTGGACCAACGGGGCGTATTCTTATTATTCGATGCTCAACGGTGACGACTTTGCAAAGCAGTTTGGCGGTCCCGGTGGAACCGACGAGGACTTTTTTCGTGTGGTCCTGACCGGCTACAGTGACGTCGATCGCGGGGGCGCGACGACCGGCGCGGTGACGTTGACCTTGGCTGATTTCACCTTCGCCGATGGCAGCCAGGACTACATCGTCAACACTTGGCAGGTCGCTGAGGACTTGACGACGTTGGGCGATGCGCGTTCGATCGGGTTGACGTTCCAGTCCAGTGACTCGGGCCAGTTTGGGATCAATACACCGAAGTACCTGTTCATCGACAACTTGCAGTATTCGGTCACCGCCGTTCCCGAACCGACGGCGTTTGGTTTTCTATTATTGGTCGGTGGCGTCGGTTGCTTACGAAGGCGTCGTCGCTGA
- a CDS encoding Fur family transcriptional regulator produces the protein MAELSESTSETAKSSSETVATKVQPLETSLSPQERFSEYLQSRGLRQTSQRKFLIEQVFSQHEHFDAEELIERLPRRGEDNYVSTATVYRTLRECVDAGLLNSFQLDGRTVYDHDYGYPEHDHLYCTRCRKLLEFQSDELVAIRDQMAALHGFRVESHKMIINGVCRECSRRRRKKRKQDLV, from the coding sequence ATGGCTGAATTGTCGGAATCGACCTCCGAAACCGCGAAATCAAGCTCCGAAACGGTTGCGACCAAGGTCCAACCGCTGGAGACGTCGCTGTCACCCCAGGAACGCTTCAGCGAGTACCTGCAATCGCGCGGCCTGCGCCAAACCAGCCAGCGAAAATTCTTGATCGAACAAGTGTTCAGCCAGCACGAGCATTTTGATGCCGAAGAGCTGATCGAGCGACTCCCCCGACGGGGGGAAGACAACTACGTCAGCACCGCGACGGTGTATCGCACGCTGCGGGAATGTGTCGACGCCGGACTGCTGAACAGTTTTCAACTCGATGGCCGGACAGTTTACGACCACGATTACGGTTACCCCGAGCACGATCACCTGTACTGCACCCGCTGCAGGAAACTGCTGGAGTTCCAGAGCGATGAACTGGTCGCGATCCGGGACCAAATGGCGGCATTGCACGGTTTTCGCGTCGAAAGCCACAAGATGATCATCAACGGCGTGTGCCGCGAATGCTCGCGTCGACGGCGGAAAAAACGCAAGCAAGACTTGGTTTAG
- a CDS encoding CNNM domain-containing protein — MIFFAILLFLFGLVLSAFFSGSETGMYRVSRTRLVLDGLDGSRSARALIWVLNRPALFVATALVGNNLANFLTSFAIVLAVIALFGDSSAAELVGPVLMTPVVFVFGELLPKHWFFQAPYRLLTLVRPVLLLATVLFLPVSVFLGVLAAALGALTGQAPFRISVAMARGELTQLFRAGEEAGILHSGQRSLAGQLFELGSELAVSFAVPLNRLATVELPIDKDATAAAARRQNHAIVLVQQKKRIVGYLRYSELATGKAQVEIRPVIRVPLTERHLTTLLKLYDEASEVALLCDENDDVRHVVTRRQLLRAMTK, encoded by the coding sequence ATGATCTTTTTCGCGATCCTCTTGTTCTTGTTCGGCCTGGTCCTGAGCGCGTTCTTCAGTGGCAGCGAGACCGGAATGTATCGGGTCTCCCGAACCCGTCTGGTGCTCGACGGTCTGGACGGCTCACGCAGCGCGCGGGCACTGATCTGGGTGCTCAATCGACCCGCGCTGTTCGTCGCCACGGCGTTGGTGGGAAACAACCTGGCGAATTTTTTAACCAGTTTCGCAATCGTGCTGGCGGTCATCGCGCTGTTCGGCGACTCCTCGGCGGCGGAGCTTGTCGGACCGGTTCTGATGACCCCGGTCGTGTTTGTGTTTGGCGAACTTTTGCCCAAGCACTGGTTCTTTCAAGCTCCCTACCGGTTGTTGACACTGGTGCGGCCGGTGTTGTTGCTGGCGACCGTGTTGTTTTTGCCGGTGTCCGTCTTCTTGGGGGTGCTGGCCGCCGCGTTGGGCGCATTGACCGGCCAAGCGCCATTCCGAATCTCCGTCGCCATGGCTCGCGGGGAACTGACGCAACTGTTTCGCGCCGGCGAGGAAGCCGGGATCCTGCACTCCGGCCAGCGTTCGCTTGCCGGTCAATTGTTCGAGCTGGGCAGCGAACTGGCCGTCTCCTTCGCAGTCCCGTTGAACCGATTGGCGACGGTGGAGTTGCCGATCGATAAAGACGCGACCGCAGCGGCGGCGCGACGCCAGAATCACGCGATCGTGCTGGTCCAACAGAAAAAGAGAATCGTCGGCTACCTGAGGTATTCCGAGCTGGCGACCGGCAAGGCCCAGGTGGAGATTCGACCGGTGATCCGAGTCCCGCTGACCGAACGCCACCTGACCACGTTGCTGAAACTCTATGACGAAGCGAGCGAGGTCGCGCTGCTGTGTGACGAGAACGACGATGTCCGCCACGTCGTCACCCGTCGGCAGCTGTTGCGGGCGATGACGAAGTAA